A genomic region of Papaver somniferum cultivar HN1 chromosome 7, ASM357369v1, whole genome shotgun sequence contains the following coding sequences:
- the LOC113295751 gene encoding uncharacterized protein LOC113295751, which produces MQPSQQQQQQPPPRINISDLKAQLVKKLGPERSKRYFYYLNRLLSQKLTKAEFDKLCFLTLGRENLPLHNQLIRSILRNACQAKVPPPPVREKEAPTTKSIVKKSSSSLENGYQQNGPAAPSLSQGPPLFWSNGDVLPTSPRKSRTLVRERRPRDRAADRPSPLGPNGKTEDGIVKVITENGDLSSHDLQRSIHQNHQGNAEHPDIDQDASPRRSTKRPRTKKLPEDDLVSVHIKGSSDAVLVEDRDSLEQTGNSDSSTRSPLSAPLGIPYCSASIGGARRTLPAASSSYYTSTCESGGLPGTDTLRKRMEQIAGAHGLEGISTDCANLLNNGLDTYLKRLIRSCVELVGVRSGHEPTKVPVYKQQPHGKLINGTWVGQQLQMQSGVMPMEGMQEFRSHCPISLLDFKVAMELNPQQLGEDWPSLLEKICLQSYEE; this is translated from the coding sequence ATGCAACCTtcgcaacaacagcagcagcaaccacCACCGCGGATTAATATTAGTGACTTGAAAGCTCAGTTAGTGAAGAAGCTTGGACCAGAACGGTCCAAGCGGTATTTTTACTATTTGAATAGATTATTGAGCCAGAAGTTGACTAAAGCCGAGTTTGATAAGTTATGCTTTTTGACCCTTGGAAGGGAAAATCTCCCGTTACATAATCAATTGATACGTTCAATATTGAGAAATGCTTGTCAAGCGAAAGTTCCACCACCTCCAGTTCGAGAGAAGGAAGCTCCAACAACTAAGTCGATAGTAAAGAAATCATCATCTTCACTTGAAAACGGGTATCAACAAAATGGACCTGCTGCTCCATCTCTCTCTCAGGGTCCTCCACTCTTTTGGTCCAATGGAGATGTTTTGCCGACCTCTCCTCGCAAAAGCAGGACATTAGTTCGTGAAAGGAGGCCTAGAGATCGGGCAGCAGATCGCCCTAGCCCTCTAGGACCAAATGGGAAAACAGAAGATGGAATCGTGAAGGTTATTACAGAAAATGGGGATTTGAGTTCTCATGATTTGCAGAGGTCAATCCATCAAAATCATCAAGGAAATGCTGAGCACCCCGATATTGATCAAGATGCATCGCCTAGGAGATCCACAAAAAGACCTAGAACAAAGAAGTTGCCCGAGGATGATCTGGTTTCTGTACATATCAAAGGTTCTTCTGATGCAGTCCTTGTTGAAGACCGGGACAGCCTGGAGCAAACTGGAAATTCTGACTCAAGCACAAGAAGTCCATTGTCTGCTCCTCTAGGAATACCATATTGCTCAGCAAGCATTGGTGGGGCCCGCAGGACCTTGCCTGCAGCAAGCAGTAGTTATTATACTAGCACTTGCGAGAGTGGTGGATTACCTGGTACAGACACACTGAGAAAACGTATGGAGCAGATCGCAGGAGCACATGGACTTGAAGGGATATCAACCGATTGTGCAAATTTGTTGAATAATGGGTTGGATACATATTTGAAACGATTAATTAGGTCTTGTGTTGAGCTAGTGGGAGTAAGATCTGGACATGAACCCACAAAGGTTCCTGTTTACAAGCAACAGCCGCACGGGAAGCTTATCAATGGCACTTGGGTCGGGCAGCAACTACAGATGCAAAGTGGTGTTATGCCCATGGAAGGGATGCAAGAATTCAGATCCCATTGTCCGATTTCTCTACTTGATTTCAAGGTAGCAATGGAACTAAACCCACAACAGCTTGGGGAAGACTGGCCATCTCTGTTGGAAAAAATATGTTTGCAGTCATACGAAGAATAA